One genomic segment of Diceros bicornis minor isolate mBicDic1 chromosome 13, mDicBic1.mat.cur, whole genome shotgun sequence includes these proteins:
- the ZBTB8OS gene encoding protein archease isoform X2 has protein sequence MAMFGYMTDTGTVEPLQTVEVETQGDDLQSLLFHFLDEWLYKFSADEYFIPREVKVLNIDQRNFKLRSIGWGEEFSLSKHPQGTEVKAITYSAMQVYNEEKPEVFVIIDI, from the exons ATGGCCATGTTTGGTTACATGACAGATACTGGGACAGTGGAGCCCCTGCAAACAGTAGAAGTAGAAACCCAAG GAGATGACTTACAATCTCTTCTGTTTCACTTTTTGGATGAGTGGCTTTATAAGTTTAGTGCTGATGAATACTTCATACCCAGG GAAGTGAAAGTACTTAATATCGATCAAAGAAATTTCAAATTACGATCCATTGG gTGGGGAGAAGAATTCTCATTGTCCAAACACCCTCAG GGAACTGAAGTCAAGGCAATAACATATTCAGCAATGCAGGTCTATAATGAAGAGAAGCCAGAAGTTTTTGTGATCATTGACATTtaa
- the ZBTB8OS gene encoding protein archease isoform X1 has protein sequence MKGGRRVSNAAIMAQEGEDIRDYNLTEEQKAIKAKYPPVNRKYEYLDHTADVQLHAWGETLEEAFEQCAMAMFGYMTDTGTVEPLQTVEVETQGDDLQSLLFHFLDEWLYKFSADEYFIPREVKVLNIDQRNFKLRSIGWGEEFSLSKHPQGTEVKAITYSAMQVYNEEKPEVFVIIDI, from the exons ATGAAGGGCGGAAGGAGAGTGTCTAATGCTGCAATCATGGCGCAGGAAGGGGAAGATATTAGAGATTACAACTTGACTGAGGAGCAGAAGGCGATCAAGGCTAAGTATCCTCCAGTCAATCGGAAGTACGAGT aTTTGGATCATACAGCGGATGTCCA GTTACACGCCTGGGGAGAGACTCTGGAGGAAGCATTTGAGCAATGTGCAATGGCCATGTTTGGTTACATGACAGATACTGGGACAGTGGAGCCCCTGCAAACAGTAGAAGTAGAAACCCAAG GAGATGACTTACAATCTCTTCTGTTTCACTTTTTGGATGAGTGGCTTTATAAGTTTAGTGCTGATGAATACTTCATACCCAGG GAAGTGAAAGTACTTAATATCGATCAAAGAAATTTCAAATTACGATCCATTGG gTGGGGAGAAGAATTCTCATTGTCCAAACACCCTCAG GGAACTGAAGTCAAGGCAATAACATATTCAGCAATGCAGGTCTATAATGAAGAGAAGCCAGAAGTTTTTGTGATCATTGACATTtaa